The following proteins are encoded in a genomic region of Populus nigra chromosome 16, ddPopNigr1.1, whole genome shotgun sequence:
- the LOC133675295 gene encoding dof zinc finger protein DOF5.6-like codes for MGLNSLQVCMDSSDWLQGTINEESGMDSSSPSGDMLTCSRPLIERRLRPPHDQALKCPRCDSAHTKFCYYNNYSLSQPRYFCKTCRRYWTKGGTLRNIPVGGGCRKNKKVSKKSNDQSVNQINTGSSSSHNPTDLHLSFPEVQLSHLHNILGSQETLANPNFMESKYNIGMLENPRPVDFMDSKLEALVGSSRNYDFMGNGDLGMVSGLGDMSHHHGLAPNYSGFCSPFGMSLDGNSGSFMETCQRLMLPYDQGNDHDQNPIDVKPNTKLLSLDWQDQGCSDVGKDTFGYLNNLGSWTGMMNGYGSSTTNTLV; via the exons ATGGGTCTTAATTCACTCCAAGTTTGCATGGATTCAAGTGATTGGTTGCAG GGCACGATTAACGAGGAGTCTGGAATGGATTCTTCTTCACCGTCTGGGGATATGCTCACTTGTTCAAGGCCCTTGATTGAGAGGAGGCTTAGGCCCCCACATGACCAAGCTCTCAAGTGTCCCAGGTGTGACTCAGCACACACCAAATTTTGCTACTACAACAACTACAGCCTCTCTCAGCCAAGGTACTTTTGCAAGACTTGCAGGAGGTACTGGACCAAAGGAGGCACCCTAAGGAACATCCCCGTGGGTGGTGGATGtagaaagaacaagaaagtGTCTAAGAAATCAAATGATCAATCAGTTAACCAAATTAACACTGGATCATCTTCCTCCCATAATCCTACTGATCTCCACCTTTCGTTTCCTGAGGTGCAACTTTCACACCTTCATAACATACTTGGCTCTCAAGAAACACTTGCAAACCCTAACTTCATGGAGAGCAAGTATAATATCGGTATGCTAGAAAACCCTAGGCCTGTAGATTTTATGGATAGTAAGTTAGAAGCTTTAGTGGGGAGCTCTAGGAATTATGATTTCATGGGGAATGGTGACTTGGGTATGGTTAGTGGGCTCGGAGATATGAGCCATCATCACGGGCTGGCACCAAATTATAGTGGTTTTTGCTCTCCATTCGGGATGTCCCTTGATGGAAATAGTGGCTCTTTCATGGAAACTTGCCAGAGGTTAATGCTTCCTTATGACCAGGGAAATGATCATGATCAGAATCCAATTGATGtgaaaccaaacaccaagctcTTGTCTCTTGACTGGCAGGACCAGGGTTGCTCTGATGTTGGGAAGGACACATTTGGATACCTAAACAATCTGGGATCATGGACAGGCATGATGAATGGTTATGGATCATCCACGACCAATACTTTAGTGTAA
- the LOC133675432 gene encoding uncharacterized protein LOC133675432, with the protein MKFIALARSVCARHPALREVTGPLQVRYFQHDFVPRDPKTKPKKYKYPQYYDPYGPRPPPSEKIIEIAERIAALPPEERSQIGSALGYKLKHPKLQPISTEGMDLGSQGGEAAAGAAKVEEKKEKTAFDVKLEKFDAAAKIKVIKEVRAFTNLGLKEAKDLVEKVPCVLKQGVTKDEANGIIEKIKAAGGVAVME; encoded by the coding sequence atgaagtttATAGCGCTTGCCAGATCAGTTTGTGCACGTCATCCTGCTCTCCGTGAAGTAACTGGACCTTTGCAGGTTCGTTATTTCCAGCATGATTTTGTTCCTAGGGATCCCAAGACCAAGCCTAAAAAGTACAAGTATCCGCAGTACTATGATCCATATGGACCTAGACCTCCACCCTCAGAAAAGATCATTGAAATTGCTGAGCGCATTGCAGCCTTACCCCCTGAAGAGCGATCCCAAATTGGTTCTGCTCTTGGGTACAAACTAAAGCATCCAAAACTGCAGCCAATTTCAACAGAGGGCATGGACCTGGGTTCCCAGGGAGGAGAGGCTGCTGCCGGTGCTGCGAAGGTTgaagaaaagaaggagaaaacagCCTTTGATGTGAAGTTGGAGAAGTTCGACGCAGCAGCAAAAATTAAGGTGATTAAAGAAGTCAGAGCTTTTACTAATTTGGGATTGAAGGAGGCCAAAGACCTGGTTGAGAAGGTTCCTTGTGTGCTTAAACAAGGCGTCACTAAAGATGAAGCAAATGGCATAATAGAGAAGATAAAAGCTGCTGGAGGAGTTGCAGTTATGGAGTGA